From a region of the uncultured Draconibacterium sp. genome:
- the mnmA gene encoding tRNA 2-thiouridine(34) synthase MnmA: MNKRVLLGMSGGIDSSVSAMLLQEQGYTVIGVTFLFSGTDNQNHHFLKDARDLADRLKIQHITVDLRKEFEEYVVRYFIDEYLNGRTPFPCAYCNPNLKFKYLDKYAKAMDCDSIATGHYVKTGIYNGQKYLFQGEDPEKDQSFFLWGLPREIIDKLIFPLGNFKKTEIRNVAREKGFLSLSEKKDSLGICFIEGNDYRQFLKKRGIKSHPGNFVDQNGNVLGEHKGIFNYTIGQRRGFGLNLNFPLFVAEFRLDDNEIVLAKYDDLYRSKVYLENYYISDKEIVEGAVELIVKVRYRLQETPCNLHILNDTVAEVELLEPEAMIGPGQTAVFYHKNRLVGGGFIKSAE; this comes from the coding sequence TTTGCTGGGGATGAGTGGAGGAATTGACAGTTCTGTTTCGGCGATGTTGTTACAGGAACAAGGCTATACCGTGATTGGAGTTACCTTTCTGTTTAGTGGTACCGACAACCAAAATCATCACTTTTTAAAAGATGCAAGAGATTTAGCCGATCGTTTAAAAATTCAGCATATTACTGTTGATCTGCGAAAAGAATTTGAAGAGTATGTTGTTCGGTACTTTATCGACGAATATTTAAATGGACGTACACCCTTTCCGTGTGCTTATTGCAATCCGAATCTTAAATTTAAATACCTGGATAAATACGCGAAGGCAATGGATTGTGATTCTATTGCTACGGGGCATTATGTGAAGACTGGAATTTATAATGGACAGAAATATCTGTTTCAGGGTGAAGATCCGGAAAAAGATCAGTCCTTTTTTCTTTGGGGTTTACCTCGCGAGATAATCGATAAACTAATTTTTCCTTTAGGTAACTTTAAAAAAACAGAGATAAGGAATGTCGCCAGGGAAAAAGGATTTTTATCCTTATCGGAAAAAAAGGACAGCCTCGGAATATGTTTTATTGAGGGAAATGATTACCGGCAATTTTTAAAAAAACGGGGCATCAAATCGCATCCCGGAAATTTTGTCGATCAAAATGGAAACGTTTTGGGTGAGCATAAGGGAATTTTTAATTACACCATCGGACAACGTCGCGGATTTGGCCTAAATCTGAATTTTCCGCTATTTGTGGCTGAATTTCGTCTAGATGATAACGAAATAGTGTTGGCAAAATACGACGATTTATACCGCTCAAAGGTATATTTAGAGAATTATTATATATCTGATAAAGAGATAGTTGAAGGTGCTGTAGAGCTGATAGTAAAGGTGCGTTACAGGCTTCAGGAAACCCCCTGTAATTTGCATATTTTAAACGATACTGTGGCTGAGGTCGAATTATTAGAACCTGAAGCTATGATTGGGCCCGGACAAACTGCCGTTTTTTATCATAAAAACAGATTAGTGGGCGGTGGATTTATAAAATCAGCAGAATAG